From the genome of uncultured Methanobrevibacter sp.:
CCGGTTGGTTTTAAAATTGTATCATAATCAACAACAACTGGTTTTGGTGTTTCGATTCCTTTATATTCAGCATAAGTTATATTTGTTAGTCCACTGTCTGTGTAGGTACCCATCATAGCAGATGTACTTGCATAATCTCCCTTTGCTTCAGCAACATAAAATACAAATGATGGTGGCATTGGTAAATTATCTAATTTCCATTCGTTTTCACCAATGGTAATGTTGTTATATCCTGTGTAAGCACCTCCAACAGGTTGTCCTCCACCTAAAAGAACTCCAATCCTTGAATTTAATAATTTATTATTGTTGATAGTTATATGGCTAGCACCACAACATGTAATTGAGCTTAAACTACAATCTCTTATTATATTTCCAGTTACAACATGTTTTGCTGAATGTAATAAATAAATACCTTCTTTAGCACCAATCACAGTATTGTTTAAAACTTTAACATTTGGTCCAACGCCATGTCTCACATCAATTCCGTGGTTTTTGGCATTGGTTACTGTGTTATTTCTAATTATTGTTCTAGGGGACTGGAAGTTGAGTATTCCAGTAATTAATTGGTTTTGAACTTTATTGTTTTCAATGATTCCGTCAGCACAATTTTGGAACCAAATACCCCAGGAACATCCGGTAATGCTGGTGTTTGTAATTGTTGTATGGTTTGAGAAATAATTATATATTACACAATTGCTGTATCTGGAGTCTGCCCCTTTATCAGTTCCACTATTTGCACCTGCGACAAGTTTTATGTCTTTTAATACTAAACCGTTGGTTTTGAGAATGTATAATGTTGCAAGATTTGTAATTGCGTAACCACCTTCTGTGGTTTTGTTCATGATTATTTCGGGAGTGGTATTTGCAGATGGTCTGTCATATCCATATAATGTGGATCCATTCCCATTTATTGTAATGCTTTTGTTTACATAAATGCATATATCTTTATATTCTCCCTGTTGGAAATTTAAAGTATCTCCATCATTTAAACTATTTATTTTTGTTTGAATTTGATCATTAGTATCGGTAGTTTCAATTGTAACTTCTGTACTTGATAGCTTTTCGCTATTTCCTATAGTATCAGTTATATTTTCAGCTGATACTATGGTTGTACTTAAAAATACAATTAATACTAACATTAATGCTAATATTAAACATTTTTTATCCATATTTTCATCTCTAAATTAAATATATTCAATCACTTATACCAATAAATTTCATCGATAAGTAATTAGTTATATATTGATTTTTATATTATTTAAATGAAAATGTCTCAAATTTTTAATATAACAGTGTTAATCAAATATAATGGGTGTAATTTGATTTATATCGGTAGGATTTTCCAATATAATGCTGTTATATAGGTTAGATTTATATAGATTTGACTTCAAAAATATACTCGTTAATCAATATTATGTATATGGTATAATTTTTTATTTTATAAAATTTTATTAACTTATATAATTTGATTATAAAAATAAAGATTGGGAAGTTTTTAATATGGACAAAAAAGTGTTAATTCTTTTTTTCTTATCTCTATTATTCTTATTATTAGTTTCTTCAGTTAGTGCAACTAATATCTATGAGAACAATATGACACTTCTTTCTGATAGTGGTGATAATTATGAAACTATTACTGCTGATTTGTCAAATGAAGATATCCAATCAAAATTTGATAATGCAAAAGATGGAGATACTTTTGAATTTACAGATAATGAATATAATGATATTTCTTTGGTTGTAGATAAAAAATTAAATATTGTTTCAAAAAACGGTAGTGTTGTATATACTTTAGGTAAATTAACTGATAAAGCTAAGAAGTTAGGATTAGATAAAACTTTCGGATTTTATTTCACATCAAAATCAGCAGGAAGTGTATTGTCTGGAATAACGATTGTCGCTTCAAATAGTGATTGTGGAGTCATCGTGGATAATGCAAAAAATGTTGTGGTTAAAGATAACAAGATTGTTGGTGGAAAAAACTGTATTTTAGTAAAAAATTCTGATAAAATTGTTGTTTCAGGCAATGATATCCTAAAAGCCAGTCAAAATGGTTTGCAGCTTCAGGATGTAAAAAATACATTAGTATATGATAATTCGATTTCATATAACAAATGGTCTGGAATTGAAACTTCAAATATTTATTATTGCAATATTACCAACAATACAATTCATCATAATAACTTAAATGGTATTTCAACCTTCAACAAGTCTTCCCATACATTAATTGCAAGAAATAAAGTTTATGAAAATACTAATGGTGTCTATATCAACTCAACATCCACTAATGATGTTGTTAAAACAAATTCATTAACAAATAATAGAAAAGACCCACGTTCAAGCATGGGTGGATTTGAAACAGGTAATGGATTTTTGTTAGGTTCAGGATTCAAAAGTTCTGGAAGCACCATACTTAAAGTTGAGTATAACTATTTGGCACATAATGAATTTTACCAGGCTAAAAATTATTGGGAAAATGAAAACTTTGAATTGGGTCAAAACTGGTATGATTCAAATGATCCCTCAAATACTTTTGTATGTCCAAGGCTTTTAGCATCTTTAATGAATTTGGATACTTTATCCATTAGTAACACTCTATCTCTTCAATTAAGGGACTCTTCAGGTAGGGCTGTAAATGAATTTGCAACTTTTCAAACAAATGTTGAAGTTGATGGGAATAGGTACACTGTTACAGTTAATGATGGGCAAGCAACAGTTGTTAAAGATTTGGATCCTACTGTTGACCATAATGTAAAGGTAGAAATTGGCGGTCAGTATTATAACTATGATTATCATGCTTCAGGTGATAAAGGCCAATCAACAGATTCAAAGTCATCAACATCAAATGATAATGAAAAAGGGTCTCAAAATAATAATGGAAATGAAGGAACTTCTGATGTAAATGGAAACTCCAATTATCAGGGTAATTCCCATGGTGGTAATTCTTCAGGTTCACATGTGGCAAATTCACTAAACTCAGGTAACTATGGAACAAACAGCTCAGACATTCCATCTCAAGACACTTCTGATAATGGACAGGATGCATTATCTAATGGTGATTTGAACTCCGGAGATACTGGTAATGGCGAAGCTTCTAAGGAAGGTAAAGCATTTGAGATTGTTCCTCCAGTAACCACTTCAAAAGAACTTACAAACACTTCTGGCCTTATAGTGATGTGCATATTATCCATAATGGGATTGTTGATTTATGGATATAGGGGTAAATTCGATAAAGATGAATATTAATAAAACATTTTCTTTTCTTTTTTTCTTTAATTTATTAATAAGTTTAATTAAATTATATATTGATGACAGTCAAATCTTATTCTTTAAAAATCAATACTAATAAAAGCTTTGAAATTATTGATATCACTTCACAAATTAATAATCTGATTGATATTGATGAAGGAATCATCTCAATTTTTTCAAAACACTCTACATCAGCCATTGTGGTTAATGAAAATGAATCTGGTCTTTTAAATGATTTGGAATTCACATTAGATAATTTAATTGATGATAAATTTTCATACAAGCATGATAAAATCGATAATAATGCAAAATCACATTTGAAATCATTTTTACTTTCATCAAGCGAATCATTACCAATAAAAAATTTAAAATTGGATTTAGGTACTTGGCAATCTGTTTTTTTCATTGAATTAGATGGACCAAGAAGTGGAAGAACAGTAACTTTGACGATGGTTGGTGAATAATTGCAGAAATGGACAATAATTTTGATAGTTGTTATTGTACTATTGTTGATTTTCATTGCTGTTTTCAGTAATTATGATGCTTCTCCAGCTGTGAATAATTACTCTGAAATTGAAACACAAATGAGAAAATTATGGTATTAAAAAAAGAATTTTAGAATTCATTTGTTGATGAATTCTATTTCAAATGCAATTACAGGATACTCGAGGGTAAAGTTAGTTATTACTTCTGGGGAAACTTCACCAAAGAATCCTTTGATTGTACCTTTTTGAGCTTCGCCAACTACATCAGCTACTCTGCCTTCAATAAATGTCTTATTTTCACTGTCGCTTATTTCCATAGTATATCCTAAATTAGTCAATACGCTTGTCATTACTGATTTGATTTCAGTAAAGTTGGCGGTTGAATGGCAAATTAGGGCAGCTAACTTTTTGGAAGATCTTGTTTTGTTTTCTTTTGTATCGTCAAGATATAAAATATCTCCAATCTCAAATATTTTTTGAGGTAGGTCTTCATGCTTGTTGTCTTCTAAAAATTCCATTAAAGAATTGATTAGGCTAGTTCTAATCATAGTTCTGTCAATGGTAATTGGTCTTGCAACTTGCACATGTTCCTCTTCCTGTTGATTCATTTTTTCGTAATGTGCCTCTTCGTTTGTAAGCATTAGGCTCATTACTTCCTGAAAACCTAATCCAACCATTACTTCACGGATAGTGCTTTCTGCTTTAAACCAATCGTTTTCATAAGCTACAGTATTTATTTCAGGTAATTTTGCTTCTACGGAGTTAATGTGGTATTGTACTGCAATATTTTCAACAACATCCACTTCATGCAATATGTCTACTCTATAAGCAGGTATAATTGCTTTGACTTCGTTTTCACTAATGATTTCAGCATCAAAACGTGCTTTTAAAAGCAATCCTTTAATGTCTTCAGCAGTAAGGCTTGTTCCACCAATCAAACTATTTGCTGTATCTACATGGACATTCATCTCTTGAGGAGTTAAATCTGGAGTCTTAATGCTTTTGTCAGCATATCTGACTTCCATGGATTTAATTTGACCTCCGACCTCTGCAAATGAACAGCATATGATATTCAATGCCTGATTGACAGCTCTTTCATCAGTTCCAGTCACATCAACAATAATGTTTTTTGTGTCTTCCTTGATTTTGGTCAACTCGCCGTTGATAATTGGCGGCATTGACAAGACATTGTCGTCCTTATCAAGAATTAATGGATATTTGTCAAAGTCTTGGATTAAATGAGCATAATCAACACCTTTGTCGTGTTGGGTTAATATTTCATCAGGAGTCATTTCAAAGTCCTTTTCTAAAGGAACAAATGCATTTGCATCCTTAGGGGTTGCAATATATTTAAATGGTCCGGTAACGACATCAGCATTATGAATACCGATAGCTACTTTTTTCCTGTCTCTTCCGATTACCCAATGGAGATTTTCCTGGAAATCCATAATATATTTGAGTTTATCGCCAGTAAAATCAACATTGTCAATTTTTGCAAATCCTATGTATGGTCTGATTTTTGCCACATCTTCATCCACTTCAACATATTCTCCAGATTCTTCAACCTTATAATCTGGAAAACCGATTTCCTGACCGATAAATCCTTTAAATGATCTGGCTACTCCTTCGACAGATAGATTGTCTGGGCGGTTTGGGAAGAATTCTACCTTGATTTCTTCATCATCAAAGTCTTCAATATCACTGGACATCATTGGCAATGTGTCTATTAATTCATCTTTTTCCATGTCTATTCCTAAATCTTTCAAATCCTGATATTTGAATGTAATAACTGGCATTTAATAACTCCATTAATTATTTTTAAAATCCATAAATCAATATGAAGAATAGAGATTCAATTACGAAATGCAATGCTCTATGTTCTATTTCACCCATATTGCGTATTAATACGGTATGTGAAACATCGATTACAAAATGAATTAGGGCTGCTTGAATTCCTACAACTGGATTTAAGAAAACTATTGATAAAACAATAAAATGAAATCCTGCTTCCATTGTCTCATGTGCTAACCATGTTTGCCATGTTGTTTTTGTGGTCTGTTGGATTAAACCACCTAAAATAATGTAAAAATTATTAAAAACTTTCCACATTATTTGTGTGTGCAATACATCGCTTACAGCTAGTACAATAGCAACATAAAACCATAATAAGTTCATTTTTTACACAGTCCTTTTTTTGATTGATAATATTAATAATATGATTTTAGTATATAATATATTTATCTATATTTTCGATTTTTACTTAATATTTTTAAATAAGAAGCAACATATCTAATAATATTATTTTTATCTACATTTATTAGGAGAAAATATATGTCAAAAGAAGAGATTCCTAAAGACTATGACTTTAAAAAAGAAAAAGAATGGGAGAAGAAATGGGAAGATGAAAACATCTACAAATACATTGGAGATGGATCTCGTCCTAGATATGTTATTGATACTCCCCCACCATACCCAACAGGAGCTATTCACTTAGGACATGTCCTTAATTGGGTTTACATTGATATGAATGCAAGATACAGAAGACAAAAAGGATATGATGTCTTATTCCCTCAGGGATGGGACTGCCATGGTCTTCCTACTGAGGTTAAGGTTGAAGAAACTCATGGAATCAAGAAAAATGATGTTTCAAGAGCTCAATTCAGACAGTATTGTATTGATTTGACCACTAAAAACATTGCAAGCATGAAAGCGGACATGAAGGCAATGGGTTATTCACAAGATTGGACTCGTGAATTCGTTACAATGAATCCTGAGTATATGAAAAGAACTCAATATTCCTTTTTGAAAATGTATGAAGATGGTTTGATTTATCAAGGAAAACACCCAGTAAATTGGTGTCCTCGTTGTCAAACAGCTATTGCTTTTGCGGAAGTTGAATATTCGGACAACACTACCTTTTTAAATTATGTTAACTTCCCTCCTGCAGTTGAAGATTCATACAATGACATAGCATCTTCACAAGAATCCGGCAAGCAAGCTGACCCTAAAGAAGAGGGTATTTTAATTGCAACAACTAGGCCGGAATTGATGTCTGCATGTGTAGCGGTTGTAATTCACCCTGAAGATGAAAGATACACTCACCTTTTAGGTAAATATGTTGAAGTTCCTTTATCACACCAAAAAGTAAAAATTATTGCAGATGAAGAGGTAGATCCAGAATTTGGTACAGGTGCAGTAATGATTTGTACATTTGGGGATAAAACTGACGTAAGTTGGGTTCAAAAATATGACCTTGAAGTCATAGATGTTATTGATGATTCGGGTACATTAACAGCTGCTGCTGGAAGATATGAAGGAATGGACCTTCAAACATGTAAAAAACAGACTATCGAAGATTTGGACAGTGAGGGCTACTTATTGAAGAAAGAACAAGTTGATCAAAATGTAGGTCAATGCTGGAGATGTAAAACTCCT
Proteins encoded in this window:
- a CDS encoding right-handed parallel beta-helix repeat-containing protein, with protein sequence MTLLSDSGDNYETITADLSNEDIQSKFDNAKDGDTFEFTDNEYNDISLVVDKKLNIVSKNGSVVYTLGKLTDKAKKLGLDKTFGFYFTSKSAGSVLSGITIVASNSDCGVIVDNAKNVVVKDNKIVGGKNCILVKNSDKIVVSGNDILKASQNGLQLQDVKNTLVYDNSISYNKWSGIETSNIYYCNITNNTIHHNNLNGISTFNKSSHTLIARNKVYENTNGVYINSTSTNDVVKTNSLTNNRKDPRSSMGGFETGNGFLLGSGFKSSGSTILKVEYNYLAHNEFYQAKNYWENENFELGQNWYDSNDPSNTFVCPRLLASLMNLDTLSISNTLSLQLRDSSGRAVNEFATFQTNVEVDGNRYTVTVNDGQATVVKDLDPTVDHNVKVEIGGQYYNYDYHASGDKGQSTDSKSSTSNDNEKGSQNNNGNEGTSDVNGNSNYQGNSHGGNSSGSHVANSLNSGNYGTNSSDIPSQDTSDNGQDALSNGDLNSGDTGNGEASKEGKAFEIVPPVTTSKELTNTSGLIVMCILSIMGLLIYGYRGKFDKDEY
- a CDS encoding secondary thiamine-phosphate synthase enzyme YjbQ yields the protein MTVKSYSLKINTNKSFEIIDITSQINNLIDIDEGIISIFSKHSTSAIVVNENESGLLNDLEFTLDNLIDDKFSYKHDKIDNNAKSHLKSFLLSSSESLPIKNLKLDLGTWQSVFFIELDGPRSGRTVTLTMVGE
- the pheT gene encoding phenylalanine--tRNA ligase subunit beta, coding for MPVITFKYQDLKDLGIDMEKDELIDTLPMMSSDIEDFDDEEIKVEFFPNRPDNLSVEGVARSFKGFIGQEIGFPDYKVEESGEYVEVDEDVAKIRPYIGFAKIDNVDFTGDKLKYIMDFQENLHWVIGRDRKKVAIGIHNADVVTGPFKYIATPKDANAFVPLEKDFEMTPDEILTQHDKGVDYAHLIQDFDKYPLILDKDDNVLSMPPIINGELTKIKEDTKNIIVDVTGTDERAVNQALNIICCSFAEVGGQIKSMEVRYADKSIKTPDLTPQEMNVHVDTANSLIGGTSLTAEDIKGLLLKARFDAEIISENEVKAIIPAYRVDILHEVDVVENIAVQYHINSVEAKLPEINTVAYENDWFKAESTIREVMVGLGFQEVMSLMLTNEEAHYEKMNQQEEEHVQVARPITIDRTMIRTSLINSLMEFLEDNKHEDLPQKIFEIGDILYLDDTKENKTRSSKKLAALICHSTANFTEIKSVMTSVLTNLGYTMEISDSENKTFIEGRVADVVGEAQKGTIKGFFGEVSPEVITNFTLEYPVIAFEIEFINK